A single genomic interval of Brevibacillus brevis harbors:
- a CDS encoding DUF5071 domain-containing protein: MDNQLEEKYMMIGKWSIDVMYGPGAQEDIEIVFLPDGTGWIAFFHYELCELETFRWRNNEDGSIRISGEIYQAIGESQEKSNLEINELFYTVKLENTPSSEEMKVITFSKPIWCNEQKFGLLTDNIENEKLPSYKNEAESIKQLIQFLHLDTPEILQNDAIEKLKHASEEYLDMLIQPFDKSYWDNAAVVLSSIEHQRLKGHIPSLLMWLQDMNWPGAEVIAKILVEMREMVIPHLRPVLFGNDELWIYWILIRLVKHWPTELILELKDELIILSNRQSEEEIDVIASEILIQHRLL, translated from the coding sequence ATGGATAACCAATTGGAGGAGAAATATATGATGATTGGGAAATGGTCAATCGATGTGATGTATGGACCGGGTGCTCAGGAAGACATAGAGATTGTTTTCTTACCAGATGGAACGGGATGGATTGCATTCTTTCACTATGAGTTATGTGAGTTAGAGACTTTTCGTTGGAGAAACAATGAAGACGGCAGTATTAGAATCAGTGGAGAAATATATCAAGCGATAGGTGAATCACAGGAGAAATCAAATTTAGAAATAAATGAGCTGTTCTATACGGTTAAACTTGAAAATACTCCCTCAAGTGAGGAAATGAAGGTGATCACATTTTCTAAACCGATATGGTGTAATGAACAAAAATTTGGATTGTTAACAGATAACATTGAAAATGAGAAACTACCATCATATAAAAATGAAGCAGAGAGTATAAAACAGCTTATTCAATTCCTGCACTTGGATACTCCCGAAATACTTCAAAATGATGCAATCGAAAAACTAAAACATGCTTCAGAAGAATATTTGGACATGTTAATACAACCTTTCGATAAATCATATTGGGATAATGCCGCAGTAGTATTATCTAGCATAGAGCATCAACGTTTAAAAGGGCATATACCAAGTCTTCTAATGTGGTTACAAGATATGAACTGGCCGGGTGCTGAAGTAATCGCAAAAATACTGGTTGAAATGAGGGAGATGGTCATTCCTCATTTAAGACCGGTTTTATTCGGCAATGATGAATTGTGGATTTATTGGATATTGATAAGACTGGTGAAACATTGGCCTACAGAATTGATTCTTGAGTTAAAAGATGAGCTTATAATCCTTTCAAACAGGCAATCAGAAGAGGAAATTGATGTGATTGCTAGTGAGATCCTAATACAGCATCGTCTGCTGTAA
- a CDS encoding recombinase family protein → MTRVTGTNPLDARPAGRELLQDTKNGIIDLLLIYRLDRLGRSARNILNSVHELESDGVKNLFYDRAFRHRRSLWTLPPNYSSRSADLERGTFWNVYGRCKPRCAIREMARRYCPLRLSSGQ, encoded by the coding sequence ATGACCCGAGTTACTGGAACCAATCCACTAGATGCTCGTCCAGCAGGCCGTGAACTGTTACAAGATACTAAGAACGGAATTATCGATCTCCTTCTTATTTACCGGTTAGACCGACTTGGACGATCCGCTAGAAACATCCTGAATTCCGTTCACGAGCTAGAAAGTGACGGTGTGAAGAATCTGTTCTATGACAGAGCCTTTCGACACAGGAGATCCCTCTGGACGCTTCCTCCTAACTATTCTAGCAGGAGTGCTGACTTGGAACGTGGGACATTCTGGAACGTCTATGGTCGGTGCAAACCGCGCTGCGCGATCCGGGAAATGGCTAGGAGGTATTGTCCCCTACGGTTATCGAGTGGACAGTGA
- a CDS encoding recombinase family protein — protein sequence MLTWNVGHSGTSMVGANRAARSGKWLGGIVPYGYRVDSEGYLEICEELLPYSDMTEAGVVRLIFHMLANQGHSCIKVSDYLNAFGVSTAYAKDDRKVTRGKRKENTAGIWRPSRIRGIIANTSYKGVHFYGKRSTRKRDIIEREVPAIVDVETWEKCRKSFEATK from the coding sequence GTGCTGACTTGGAACGTGGGACATTCTGGAACGTCTATGGTCGGTGCAAACCGCGCTGCGCGATCCGGGAAATGGCTAGGAGGTATTGTCCCCTACGGTTATCGAGTGGACAGTGAAGGCTATCTAGAGATTTGTGAAGAGCTACTCCCCTATTCAGACATGACAGAGGCAGGAGTTGTTAGGCTAATCTTTCACATGCTTGCTAACCAAGGCCATTCTTGCATTAAAGTATCTGACTACCTAAATGCATTTGGTGTCTCTACGGCTTACGCAAAAGATGATCGGAAAGTTACTCGAGGGAAACGAAAAGAGAATACTGCGGGCATCTGGCGCCCCTCAAGAATACGTGGGATCATTGCGAATACCTCTTACAAGGGAGTACATTTCTATGGAAAACGGAGCACACGAAAGCGCGATATCATCGAACGTGAAGTTCCAGCCATCGTTGATGTAGAAACGTGGGAAAAATGCAGAAAATCCTTCGAAGCAACCAAATAG
- a CDS encoding RNA 2'-phosphotransferase produces the protein MDYQKLSKELSYALRHAPHEYELELDEQGWVPIKQLLLSLHEQRKWRAVTEEDLHTMIASSEKKRHEINQGKIRALYGHSVPQKIQKEEKEPPAYLFHGTPQRFLDSILASGLVPKGRQYVHLSEDVQTAQQVGKRRDEHPVLLRIDARQAWQDGVKFYHGNELVWLADQVKKEYISVYQK, from the coding sequence ATGGATTATCAAAAATTGAGTAAAGAATTGTCCTATGCGCTTCGTCATGCACCCCATGAATACGAGCTTGAATTAGACGAACAAGGATGGGTACCTATCAAGCAATTGCTTTTGTCACTTCATGAACAGCGCAAGTGGCGAGCGGTTACCGAAGAAGATTTACATACGATGATTGCATCATCAGAAAAAAAGCGCCATGAGATCAATCAAGGAAAAATTCGCGCCCTCTATGGACATTCAGTGCCGCAAAAGATCCAGAAGGAAGAAAAAGAACCGCCTGCGTACCTTTTTCATGGCACACCGCAAAGATTCCTCGATTCTATTTTGGCTAGCGGGCTTGTTCCAAAAGGAAGACAGTATGTGCATCTGTCTGAAGACGTCCAAACAGCACAGCAGGTTGGGAAAAGACGAGACGAACATCCCGTACTTTTGCGAATTGATGCGAGGCAAGCTTGGCAAGATGGTGTGAAGTTTTACCATGGAAATGAGCTCGTTTGGTTAGCAGATCAGGTGAAAAAAGAATACATCTCTGTCTATCAGAAGTAG
- a CDS encoding low molecular weight protein tyrosine phosphatase family protein: MKLLFICSRNKWRSLTAEKIFHGINDYEVSSAGTETGARIKVTSGLIRWADLIFCMEKKHIRRLQEKFSSELMDKRIICLGIPDEYMYMDEELIEILKSSVSAYIEILD; the protein is encoded by the coding sequence ATGAAGCTACTGTTCATTTGCAGCAGAAATAAATGGAGAAGCTTGACGGCAGAAAAAATTTTTCATGGGATCAATGACTATGAAGTAAGTTCAGCAGGTACTGAAACCGGAGCGCGTATCAAAGTAACAAGTGGTCTTATCCGCTGGGCTGATCTCATTTTTTGTATGGAGAAAAAACATATAAGGCGGTTACAGGAAAAGTTTAGCTCAGAACTGATGGATAAAAGGATCATTTGCTTGGGTATCCCTGATGAATACATGTATATGGATGAGGAGCTGATCGAGATATTAAAATCAAGTGTTTCCGCATATATAGAGATTTTGGATTAA
- a CDS encoding NADAR family protein, which translates to MQDHIRKHIQHPLEIHFDQPTKPYGCFSNFSSHPIELEGERWTTAEHYLQAKKVSGTVHEEEIIRKALQAKVEQCPIIREILLSTGDAVLIDRTSNGQNSLGKSWMEIRESLEEYQPHFYLPPWIVFPEEHPYSLFWRMGFGEDYVMHYWPWLEEMSEDSRKEYDAYFPVPKEWQFEDLDEEEE; encoded by the coding sequence ATGCAGGATCATATCCGAAAACATATACAGCACCCCCTCGAAATTCACTTCGATCAACCAACTAAACCTTACGGCTGTTTCTCCAATTTCTCCAGTCATCCAATAGAATTGGAGGGGGAACGATGGACAACCGCGGAACACTATTTGCAGGCCAAGAAAGTTTCAGGAACTGTCCATGAAGAAGAGATCATACGCAAGGCATTGCAAGCAAAAGTAGAACAGTGCCCTATCATTCGTGAAATTCTGCTCTCTACTGGAGATGCAGTCTTAATCGATCGTACGAGTAACGGTCAAAATTCACTTGGGAAATCGTGGATGGAAATACGTGAAAGCTTAGAAGAGTATCAACCACATTTCTATTTGCCGCCATGGATTGTGTTTCCGGAAGAACATCCTTACAGTTTGTTTTGGCGGATGGGTTTTGGAGAGGACTATGTCATGCATTATTGGCCATGGCTAGAGGAAATGAGCGAGGATTCCAGGAAAGAGTATGACGCTTATTTCCCGGTACCAAAGGAATGGCAGTTTGAAGATTTGGATGAGGAGGAAGAATGA
- a CDS encoding nucleotidyltransferase domain-containing protein: MRKIILEKLKEIEQEHDLKILFAVESGSRAWGFPSKDSDYDVRFVYVKKPEWYLSIDDKRDVVEVPINDLLDINGWDIRKALKLYRKSNPPLQEWLVSEMVYLDALGFRDELVRLQEEVFSPKASLHHYLSMAKGNFRDYLQGEHVKIKKYFYVLRPILACIWIETYQTNPPIGFDRLVTELVTDSTLKGKISELLQRKIAGDELNLEPRIEELHHFIEEQIERLTVLSSQYASDLEDPTDKLDEIFRKYLQKAWIVS, from the coding sequence TTGCGTAAGATCATCTTGGAAAAGTTAAAAGAAATCGAGCAAGAGCATGACTTGAAAATATTGTTCGCTGTTGAATCAGGAAGCCGGGCATGGGGATTTCCGTCAAAAGATAGCGATTATGATGTACGTTTTGTTTATGTGAAGAAACCCGAATGGTATTTGTCCATTGATGACAAACGGGATGTGGTGGAAGTACCGATCAATGATCTCTTAGATATAAACGGCTGGGATATCCGAAAAGCTCTCAAGCTATATCGAAAATCGAATCCCCCTCTACAAGAATGGCTTGTGTCAGAGATGGTTTATCTTGATGCGCTAGGCTTTCGAGATGAGCTGGTAAGGCTGCAAGAGGAGGTATTTTCCCCAAAAGCTTCCTTGCATCATTATCTCAGTATGGCAAAAGGAAATTTTCGCGACTATCTGCAAGGCGAGCATGTCAAAATCAAAAAGTACTTTTATGTATTACGCCCGATCCTCGCATGCATCTGGATCGAAACGTATCAAACGAATCCTCCCATTGGATTTGATCGGTTAGTTACAGAACTGGTAACTGATTCTACGTTAAAAGGGAAAATTTCTGAGCTACTTCAAAGAAAAATAGCTGGGGATGAGTTGAACTTGGAGCCAAGAATCGAAGAGCTTCACCATTTTATTGAGGAACAAATTGAGCGTCTGACTGTACTATCTAGCCAATATGCAAGTGATCTGGAAGACCCAACCGACAAGCTGGATGAGATATTTCGGAAGTATTTACAGAAGGCGTGGATTGTCAGTTAG
- a CDS encoding Ig-like domain-containing protein: MKKIKSNLMKNVSLAVATICTVQFSVTGIASAQVTTPQPLQAYSVVASTSGLKADSGAMNVSVGSKETIRLTYNGSSIDNGLVDWEVGTSSIATVNNGVVTGKKAGSTIVTARYNGDKVTIRVTVSKAEILEANRSEINIKKGKKSTISLKYADKTLAGSKADWSTEDKSIATVDDGEVKGVSSGSTIITAEYRGQKVEIQVNVGQSNSDGKLEADASKLKMEKGDKETIKLTYDDDKLSGSKATWKSSDTSVARVSDDGVVTARAKGTATITAKYKGDEVEIEVYVDTDDSGRLEADDTSISLKDGQRETVQLRYDDERLSGSKATWKTSNSSVATVSDGVVTARGKGTAYITAEYKGHKVEIQVKVDANTSGKLVADDTKLSMKRGNREIIILTYDGAVISNSQATWKTSKSSVATVSSSGTITATGKGKATITASYRGETVDIDVTVDGSSSLLEADDTSITLDKGDREIVVLKYDGDIISGSKASWKSSKTSVATVSSSGTITAKGKGTATITATYKGEKVEIEVKVDGSGSGKLEADDDTITVKKGDSEKIKLTYDGDDISGSKATWKSSKTSVATVSDNGTVKGKKKGKATITAKYKGYTVEIEVTVK, from the coding sequence ATGAAAAAGATCAAAAGCAACTTAATGAAAAACGTCTCCTTAGCAGTTGCAACTATTTGTACTGTTCAGTTTTCAGTTACAGGGATCGCTTCTGCACAAGTTACGACACCACAACCTTTACAAGCCTATAGCGTTGTAGCAAGCACTTCTGGCCTGAAAGCCGACTCTGGTGCAATGAATGTCTCCGTAGGTTCAAAAGAAACCATTCGCCTTACGTATAATGGCAGCTCCATTGATAATGGACTGGTTGACTGGGAAGTAGGCACTTCTAGTATCGCAACTGTTAACAATGGAGTCGTGACAGGAAAGAAGGCAGGATCGACTATTGTTACAGCAAGATATAATGGAGATAAAGTAACAATCAGAGTCACCGTTTCAAAAGCTGAGATTTTAGAAGCAAATCGTTCTGAAATCAATATTAAAAAAGGTAAGAAATCGACAATTAGTTTGAAATATGCTGATAAGACTTTAGCTGGATCTAAGGCAGATTGGAGTACGGAGGATAAATCTATTGCTACCGTGGATGATGGTGAAGTAAAGGGTGTATCTTCTGGAAGCACAATTATTACTGCGGAATATAGAGGCCAAAAAGTAGAAATTCAAGTAAATGTAGGTCAAAGCAACTCAGATGGGAAGTTAGAAGCAGACGCCTCAAAACTTAAGATGGAAAAAGGCGATAAAGAAACAATCAAATTGACTTATGACGATGATAAACTGTCTGGTTCCAAAGCAACTTGGAAATCGTCGGATACTTCCGTAGCAAGAGTCAGTGATGATGGGGTTGTTACTGCTAGAGCCAAAGGTACAGCTACGATTACAGCCAAATACAAAGGCGACGAGGTAGAAATTGAGGTCTATGTCGATACAGATGACTCAGGTAGACTGGAAGCGGATGATACCAGTATTTCCTTGAAAGACGGACAAAGAGAAACTGTTCAGTTAAGATATGACGATGAAAGATTGTCGGGTTCCAAAGCAACTTGGAAAACATCCAATTCGTCTGTCGCAACTGTAAGTGACGGGGTTGTAACAGCTAGAGGTAAAGGAACTGCTTACATTACAGCTGAATACAAAGGTCACAAGGTAGAGATTCAAGTAAAAGTTGATGCAAATACTTCAGGTAAGCTGGTAGCGGACGACACGAAACTCTCCATGAAGAGAGGAAATCGTGAAATCATTATTTTGACTTACGATGGTGCTGTGATCAGTAATTCCCAAGCAACCTGGAAAACTTCTAAATCTTCAGTAGCAACTGTCAGCAGCAGCGGTACTATTACAGCGACAGGTAAAGGTAAGGCAACGATTACAGCTAGTTATAGAGGCGAAACAGTAGATATTGATGTTACTGTTGATGGTTCCTCCTCATTACTGGAAGCTGATGATACCAGCATTACGTTGGATAAAGGTGACAGAGAAATCGTTGTATTGAAGTATGATGGCGACATCATCAGTGGCTCTAAAGCATCATGGAAATCCTCTAAAACTTCTGTAGCGACTGTCAGCAGCAGTGGTACGATTACTGCCAAAGGAAAAGGTACGGCAACGATTACCGCTACGTATAAAGGCGAAAAAGTGGAGATTGAAGTAAAAGTTGACGGATCAGGTTCAGGCAAGCTGGAGGCAGATGACGATACCATTACGGTCAAAAAAGGTGACTCCGAAAAGATCAAGCTCACATATGATGGCGATGATATCAGTGGTTCCAAAGCTACATGGAAGTCCTCGAAGACTTCCGTAGCCACCGTATCAGACAATGGTACTGTAAAAGGGAAAAAGAAAGGTAAGGCCACTATTACAGCAAAATACAAAGGCTATACAGTGGAAATTGAAGTTACCGTAAAATAA
- a CDS encoding YraN family protein — MSDRRRLLGQRGEQLAESYLVNKGFRIVDRNVRTKRGEMDLIALDGNCLVFIEVRTRSSQFFGTAGESITWKKKQKLRELAVEYLQKSSRAIPAFRFDVIAIYTGTSTQGGDIMKPVIEHYESAF, encoded by the coding sequence ATGAGTGATCGCCGCCGTCTTCTTGGTCAAAGAGGAGAACAGCTTGCTGAAAGCTATTTAGTGAACAAGGGTTTCCGCATTGTCGATCGAAATGTTCGAACAAAACGTGGGGAAATGGATTTAATTGCTCTAGACGGAAATTGCTTGGTTTTCATTGAGGTTCGAACGAGGAGCAGCCAATTTTTTGGAACAGCGGGCGAGTCCATTACTTGGAAAAAGAAACAGAAGCTGCGCGAGCTTGCCGTCGAATACTTGCAAAAAAGCTCACGGGCAATCCCTGCCTTTCGTTTTGATGTCATCGCGATTTACACAGGTACATCAACGCAAGGTGGAGACATCATGAAGCCAGTCATTGAGCATTATGAGAGTGCTTTTTAG
- a CDS encoding EscU/YscU/HrcU family type III secretion system export apparatus switch protein: protein MKPPSSSEQKRKQAVALKYQAGIMEAPKVVAKGKGYVADNILKTAKEHDIPVQEDPSLVEVLGKLDLDQQIPPELYQVVAEILAFVYRIDKGGGTK, encoded by the coding sequence ATGAAGCCGCCATCCTCTTCAGAGCAAAAACGCAAACAGGCAGTTGCGCTAAAATACCAGGCGGGTATCATGGAAGCGCCAAAGGTTGTGGCAAAAGGCAAGGGGTACGTAGCTGACAATATACTGAAGACAGCAAAGGAGCATGATATACCGGTACAAGAGGACCCGTCGCTTGTAGAGGTGTTGGGCAAGCTGGATTTGGATCAACAAATTCCTCCGGAGCTGTATCAAGTTGTAGCAGAGATCCTTGCTTTTGTCTATCGTATCGATAAAGGCGGAGGAACCAAATAA
- a CDS encoding flagellar hook-length control protein FliK, with product MFSPSQLIQSFVQKAPISAPKPVELTPGQVFKGTVIKHYPDNMALVQVGGMQVQAKMEASLEPGQKAWLQVQPSTGVVTLKVLESVGEGAGKEASLEGLMRSLGIADTKENKAIVQALLGANLPVNKETIQAFSAVAGRLGVDNATIEAFMTAMKRSLPLTPDTIGGLKAFLSDKPMGQLIQNLLQQASLFLEGEGQPSHTTGQMSQSQSQQVPGQANATTGDVKQLVSQLKDKLTGLSLLIAGNDATDEGLAVKQMPQGNQPNQGASQNATGGSQTQPLSSQSGQPTSQVQTSPQPLTQASSNIPSPSQAVSSTVSTETVPVPNTAGKQVESQPNAMIGKSNQLLPNQTSDPSVESKVARNESLPIPQSSQTNQEPIQNKQVAEQRAVVTEAGQKVIPQMMSQASGVTNGATTANPIAELFRHLGVTHERELMGQAFSQGAIDSHSLKQMDTVKSLLLQISQASAQTLPTALREAADQLLQQVTGQQLMMVQPSNQALSQIVMQIPIRQADGDETAFVQIESKKKGSGQLDPENCRLFFHLELQSMGTTMIDVSIVNRIVNLQIFNDTPWVEALIQGSKDRFADQLQDVGYHLSAMRVQQVPADRGKSTSPIQTKGPILADYKGVDLRV from the coding sequence ATGTTTTCCCCGTCGCAACTTATTCAATCATTCGTGCAAAAAGCACCCATATCCGCTCCGAAGCCGGTTGAGCTTACTCCCGGACAAGTGTTTAAAGGCACGGTAATCAAGCATTACCCGGACAATATGGCGCTCGTACAAGTCGGGGGAATGCAGGTTCAGGCTAAAATGGAAGCAAGTTTGGAACCGGGCCAAAAAGCTTGGTTGCAAGTCCAACCATCAACAGGTGTCGTCACTTTGAAGGTTTTGGAAAGCGTCGGGGAAGGAGCTGGCAAAGAAGCATCTCTAGAAGGGCTAATGCGTTCACTAGGGATTGCCGATACAAAAGAGAACAAAGCGATCGTGCAAGCTCTGCTTGGTGCCAATCTTCCTGTGAATAAAGAAACCATACAAGCTTTTTCAGCCGTTGCTGGGCGATTAGGCGTAGACAATGCCACTATTGAGGCATTCATGACTGCCATGAAACGAAGTTTGCCACTGACTCCCGATACAATCGGAGGGCTAAAAGCCTTTTTATCAGACAAGCCAATGGGTCAGCTCATACAAAACCTGCTTCAGCAAGCCTCGCTTTTTTTAGAGGGAGAGGGCCAGCCTTCACACACGACAGGTCAAATGTCGCAAAGCCAATCACAGCAAGTCCCCGGACAAGCTAATGCAACAACAGGAGATGTCAAACAGCTTGTTAGTCAGTTAAAAGATAAGTTGACGGGACTCTCCTTACTTATCGCGGGGAACGATGCTACAGATGAGGGACTGGCAGTCAAACAAATGCCACAAGGCAATCAGCCCAATCAAGGTGCTTCGCAGAACGCGACTGGAGGAAGCCAGACACAGCCGCTGTCTTCGCAGAGCGGTCAGCCTACATCGCAAGTGCAGACATCGCCCCAACCATTAACGCAGGCTTCCAGTAACATTCCATCGCCATCACAAGCTGTTTCGTCAACTGTTTCCACTGAGACAGTACCTGTACCAAACACTGCCGGTAAGCAGGTGGAATCGCAGCCAAACGCCATGATCGGAAAGAGTAATCAGTTGCTGCCTAACCAAACCAGTGATCCAAGCGTCGAGTCAAAAGTTGCTCGAAACGAGTCATTGCCCATTCCTCAGTCATCACAGACGAATCAGGAGCCGATCCAAAACAAGCAGGTGGCAGAGCAAAGGGCCGTAGTGACAGAGGCGGGGCAAAAAGTTATTCCACAAATGATGTCTCAAGCATCTGGTGTAACGAATGGAGCTACAACTGCTAACCCGATTGCTGAATTGTTTCGTCATTTAGGCGTAACTCACGAGAGAGAATTGATGGGACAGGCATTTTCACAGGGGGCAATCGATTCGCACTCATTAAAGCAGATGGATACAGTCAAATCTCTCTTGTTGCAAATCAGTCAAGCGTCAGCTCAGACACTTCCAACCGCCTTGCGTGAAGCGGCAGATCAACTGCTGCAACAAGTGACCGGACAACAGTTGATGATGGTACAGCCCTCTAACCAAGCTTTGTCTCAAATCGTTATGCAAATTCCGATTCGCCAAGCAGATGGGGATGAGACGGCTTTTGTCCAAATTGAGTCGAAAAAGAAAGGCTCTGGACAGCTTGATCCGGAGAACTGTCGTCTTTTCTTTCATTTGGAACTCCAAAGTATGGGGACAACTATGATTGATGTCAGTATCGTTAATCGAATTGTTAACTTGCAAATTTTTAACGATACACCATGGGTGGAGGCACTCATTCAAGGCTCCAAGGATCGTTTTGCTGACCAATTACAGGATGTTGGTTACCATCTATCCGCTATGCGGGTCCAGCAAGTCCCGGCCGATCGCGGGAAGTCGACAAGTCCGATCCAAACCAAAGGCCCCATCCTGGCTGACTATAAAGGGGTTGACCTTCGCGTATGA
- a CDS encoding ribonuclease HII, whose product MNLADMSIKEIRVTMEKLDEVPKDFLQLLKEDKRAGVQTLAKQAEAAIARQEKLAQMWADMTVYEKAMYEKGHQYIFGVDEVGRGPLAGPVVACAVCLPKDFYLPGLNDSKKIPVSTREAFCEIIQRDALAVGIGIVDAARIDAINILAATKEAMKLAIQQAGQSPDALLIDAVQLTGMDCEQVPIIGGDAKSVSIAAASIVAKVTRDRLMAQYAEQYPAYGFDKHAGYGTPEHLTAIARFGPTPIHRKTFTGVKEHA is encoded by the coding sequence ATGAATCTAGCGGATATGTCGATAAAAGAAATACGAGTGACGATGGAAAAGTTGGACGAGGTACCCAAAGATTTTTTACAATTGCTGAAAGAAGATAAAAGAGCAGGTGTACAGACTCTGGCGAAGCAGGCGGAAGCAGCGATTGCACGTCAAGAAAAGCTCGCACAGATGTGGGCTGACATGACCGTCTATGAGAAAGCTATGTATGAGAAGGGGCATCAGTACATATTCGGGGTAGATGAGGTCGGAAGAGGTCCTTTGGCTGGCCCAGTTGTTGCGTGTGCCGTGTGTCTGCCCAAGGATTTTTACTTGCCAGGCCTGAATGACTCGAAGAAAATACCCGTATCCACTCGGGAAGCTTTTTGCGAAATCATTCAAAGAGATGCACTTGCTGTGGGAATCGGAATTGTCGATGCAGCAAGAATCGATGCGATCAATATATTAGCTGCTACAAAAGAAGCAATGAAGCTGGCGATCCAACAGGCGGGTCAATCTCCAGATGCTTTATTGATTGACGCCGTGCAGCTAACCGGAATGGATTGCGAGCAGGTTCCGATTATCGGTGGAGATGCCAAGAGCGTTTCGATTGCAGCCGCATCGATTGTAGCGAAGGTTACCCGTGATCGATTGATGGCCCAGTATGCCGAACAATATCCAGCCTATGGCTTTGACAAACACGCAGGCTACGGCACCCCTGAGCATCTGACAGCAATCGCTCGATTTGGACCAACGCCGATTCATCGCAAGACATTCACTGGCGTAAAAGAACACGCCTAA
- the ylqF gene encoding ribosome biogenesis GTPase YlqF has translation MTIQWFPGHMAKARRQVTEKLKLIDVVIELLDARLPLSSRNPMIDEIVSDKPRLILLNKADLADDRATDEWIAYFRKQGIRTLPIDALSGKGVNKLPEMCKELAADMLAKRSERGMQGRAIRIMILGIPNVGKSSLINRLSKRSVAATGDRPAVTKAQQWVKMGDTLELLDTPGILWPKFEDQMVGLRLAASGAIKDELIDFTEVALFVISYMMHYYPERLIERFKLKELPEDRVEMLEEIGKKRGCLISGGNIDYDKAAEIFLRELRSGKLGTISVERPIDWEMDEPIGKPVSFPE, from the coding sequence ATGACGATCCAATGGTTTCCTGGCCATATGGCTAAAGCACGTCGTCAAGTAACGGAAAAGCTGAAGTTAATCGATGTAGTCATTGAACTTCTCGATGCACGTCTGCCGCTTTCCAGCCGTAATCCGATGATTGACGAGATTGTCAGTGATAAACCACGTTTGATATTACTTAACAAAGCAGATTTGGCGGATGATCGGGCAACAGATGAGTGGATTGCTTATTTTCGCAAACAAGGCATTCGCACATTGCCGATTGATGCCCTGAGTGGAAAAGGTGTAAACAAGCTGCCAGAAATGTGTAAGGAGCTAGCTGCTGACATGCTGGCAAAGCGCAGTGAGCGGGGGATGCAAGGTCGTGCCATCCGCATCATGATCTTGGGAATCCCCAATGTCGGCAAGTCTTCCCTCATTAACCGCTTGTCCAAGCGCTCGGTAGCGGCAACAGGTGATCGCCCGGCGGTAACCAAGGCGCAACAATGGGTGAAAATGGGCGATACACTGGAGCTTCTCGATACGCCTGGTATTCTTTGGCCGAAATTTGAAGATCAAATGGTAGGTCTGCGATTGGCAGCAAGTGGGGCAATTAAAGACGAGCTCATCGATTTTACGGAGGTAGCATTATTTGTCATTAGCTACATGATGCACTACTATCCGGAACGCCTGATCGAACGTTTCAAGCTAAAAGAACTGCCTGAGGATCGAGTAGAAATGCTCGAAGAAATCGGGAAGAAGCGCGGATGTCTCATTTCTGGCGGAAATATCGACTACGACAAGGCGGCGGAAATTTTCTTGCGTGAGCTGCGTTCCGGCAAGCTGGGAACGATCTCTGTCGAGCGCCCGATTGACTGGGAAATGGACGAACCGATTGGTAAGCCAGTATCTTTTCCAGAATAA